A stretch of Nonomuraea africana DNA encodes these proteins:
- a CDS encoding GNAT family N-acetyltransferase, which produces MADVGVRAARREDVLQVANTQVRAWRYGYREFLPEGPLEQMTGPAAEKMWLRQWDEAIVAPPTRMHRVLVAVETILDTEGFPALGQGGVNVTATPRGGERVVGLASHAPAEDPDLDPTVTAEMLTLLVDPDFVRRGHGSRLLNATVDYLREDGFRQIVTWVFAENYAVLGFLESAGWGEDMAERVLDMGRPIRMVRLTTDIS; this is translated from the coding sequence ATGGCAGACGTAGGCGTCCGGGCGGCCCGGCGCGAGGATGTGCTCCAGGTTGCGAACACTCAGGTCCGCGCCTGGCGCTACGGCTACAGGGAGTTCCTCCCCGAGGGGCCCCTTGAGCAGATGACCGGCCCCGCGGCCGAGAAGATGTGGCTGCGCCAGTGGGACGAGGCGATCGTCGCGCCTCCCACGCGCATGCACCGCGTGCTGGTGGCCGTGGAGACGATCCTCGACACCGAGGGTTTTCCCGCGCTCGGCCAGGGCGGCGTCAACGTCACGGCGACGCCGCGCGGTGGTGAGCGGGTGGTCGGCCTGGCCTCCCACGCTCCCGCCGAAGACCCCGACCTCGACCCCACGGTGACGGCCGAGATGCTGACACTGCTGGTCGACCCCGACTTCGTCCGGCGCGGGCACGGCAGCCGCCTGCTCAACGCCACCGTCGACTACCTGCGCGAAGACGGCTTCCGCCAGATCGTCACGTGGGTGTTCGCCGAGAACTACGCGGTGCTCGGATTCCTCGAGTCGGCGGGCTGGGGCGAGGACATGGCCGAACGCGTGCTCGACATGGGCCGTCCGATCCGGATGGTCAGGCTCACGACGGACATCAGCTGA
- a CDS encoding 1,4-dihydroxy-2-naphthoate polyprenyltransferase, with protein MAALNQWVAGARPRTLPNAIVPVMVGTGLAIGEGGAIWWRAVVALLVALLLQIGVNYANDYSDGIRGTDDARVGPMRLVGSGAAAPREVLAAALGSFAAAAVLGLILVVATQAWWILLVGAAAIAAAWFYTGGKSPYGYRALGELAVFVFFGVVPVVGTAFVQTEQLSWTALAASVPIGLLSCSMLVVNNLRDVVTDAPAGKRTLAVVLGATRTRTLYTACLTLPFVIALLLIPVTPFAALAVLAAPLAIGPIKTVLAGATGPALIGVLQATGKLQMAYGLLFAIGLAITL; from the coding sequence ATGGCCGCACTGAACCAGTGGGTGGCCGGTGCGCGCCCGCGCACCCTGCCCAATGCGATCGTGCCCGTGATGGTCGGCACCGGGCTGGCGATCGGCGAGGGCGGCGCCATCTGGTGGCGGGCCGTGGTGGCCCTGCTGGTGGCGCTGCTGCTGCAGATCGGCGTCAACTACGCCAACGACTACAGCGACGGCATCCGCGGCACCGACGACGCGCGGGTCGGCCCGATGCGCCTGGTCGGCTCCGGCGCCGCCGCGCCCCGCGAGGTGCTGGCCGCCGCGCTCGGCAGCTTCGCCGCCGCCGCGGTCCTCGGCCTGATCCTGGTGGTCGCCACGCAGGCCTGGTGGATCCTCCTGGTCGGCGCGGCGGCGATCGCCGCCGCCTGGTTCTACACCGGCGGCAAGAGCCCGTACGGCTACCGCGCGCTCGGCGAACTGGCGGTCTTCGTCTTCTTCGGCGTCGTCCCCGTCGTCGGCACCGCCTTCGTGCAGACCGAACAGCTCTCGTGGACGGCACTGGCCGCCTCGGTCCCGATCGGCCTGCTGTCGTGCTCGATGCTGGTCGTCAACAACCTGCGCGACGTCGTCACCGACGCCCCCGCGGGCAAGCGCACGCTGGCCGTGGTGCTCGGCGCCACCAGGACCCGCACGCTCTACACCGCCTGCCTCACCCTGCCCTTCGTGATCGCGCTGCTGCTGATCCCCGTCACGCCGTTCGCCGCGCTGGCCGTGCTCGCGGCCCCGCTGGCGATCGGCCCGATCAAGACGGTGCTGGCGGGCGCCACGGGCCCCGCGCTGATCGGCGTGCTCCAGGCGACGGGCAAGCTCCAGATGGCCTACGGCCTGCTGTTCGCCATCGGCTTGGCGATCACCTTGTAG
- a CDS encoding purine-cytosine permease family protein, whose protein sequence is MEQRGIELVPASERYGRPRDLLFLWAGTTTTVFTVVYGTIVVAMGLSFWQAVAAIVIGNLLAFPLVGFSSIQGMQHGTSTMAISRAAYGNKGARVLGFFGWLNMVGFEAGGMVMITLAGLTLLKQAGVEGEGLGLKVAIVLIAAVIQLILPLIGHAAVMKAQKYLTWVFVAMFVVMAVLVTPKADLSAGGSADFATFTLAVMLVMSGGGLSWAPLGGDYSRYLPVDSSRKAVFGWAFLGGFVPYIVLMILGAAVATVVTNASDPISGLPEALPSWFVVPYLLLTVVTLFAANTTDLYSSGLNLQAAGIRIKRWAAVVLDLIFCVIITFVAITSDSFNTMLNAFLGLVVVWLAPWAGIYVTDWLRRKGVYDAAALFDESGPGQIRWAGLIAQAVGMVAAGLWLNSSVYVGWLSSATGGSDFSIFAGFVVAGLVYAALDRRPVPVKELAHA, encoded by the coding sequence ATGGAGCAACGCGGGATCGAGCTGGTTCCTGCGAGCGAGCGGTACGGCCGCCCGCGCGACCTGCTCTTCCTCTGGGCCGGCACGACCACCACGGTCTTCACGGTCGTCTACGGCACGATCGTGGTCGCCATGGGGCTCAGCTTCTGGCAGGCCGTCGCCGCCATCGTGATCGGCAACCTGCTGGCCTTCCCCCTGGTCGGGTTCAGCAGCATCCAGGGCATGCAGCACGGCACCTCGACGATGGCCATCTCCCGCGCCGCCTACGGCAACAAGGGTGCCCGTGTGCTCGGCTTCTTCGGCTGGCTGAACATGGTCGGCTTCGAGGCCGGCGGCATGGTGATGATCACCCTGGCCGGTCTCACGCTGCTGAAGCAGGCGGGCGTGGAGGGCGAGGGCCTCGGGCTGAAGGTGGCGATCGTGCTGATCGCCGCGGTCATCCAGCTGATCCTGCCGCTGATCGGGCACGCCGCGGTGATGAAGGCGCAGAAGTACCTGACCTGGGTGTTCGTGGCGATGTTCGTCGTCATGGCGGTACTGGTCACGCCCAAGGCCGACCTGTCGGCGGGCGGCTCGGCCGACTTCGCCACATTCACGCTGGCGGTCATGCTGGTGATGTCGGGCGGCGGCCTGTCGTGGGCGCCCCTCGGCGGTGACTACTCGCGCTACCTGCCCGTCGACTCCTCCAGGAAGGCCGTCTTCGGCTGGGCCTTCCTCGGCGGCTTCGTCCCGTACATCGTGCTGATGATCCTGGGCGCGGCGGTCGCGACCGTCGTCACCAACGCCAGCGACCCGATCTCCGGCCTGCCCGAGGCGCTGCCCTCCTGGTTCGTGGTGCCCTACCTGCTGCTGACCGTGGTCACCCTGTTCGCTGCCAACACCACCGACCTGTACTCCTCGGGGCTGAACCTGCAGGCCGCGGGCATCAGGATCAAGCGCTGGGCCGCGGTCGTCCTCGACCTGATCTTCTGCGTGATCATCACGTTCGTCGCCATCACCTCCGACTCGTTCAACACGATGCTCAACGCCTTCCTCGGGCTGGTCGTCGTCTGGCTGGCGCCCTGGGCGGGCATCTACGTCACCGACTGGCTGCGCCGCAAGGGCGTCTACGACGCCGCCGCGCTGTTCGACGAGAGCGGTCCCGGCCAGATCCGCTGGGCGGGCCTGATCGCGCAGGCGGTCGGCATGGTGGCCGCCGGGCTCTGGCTCAACTCCAGCGTCTACGTCGGCTGGCTGTCCAGCGCCACCGGAGGCTCCGACTTCAGCATCTTCGCCGGCTTCGTCGTCGCCGGCCTCGTCTACGCCGCCCTGGACCGTCGCCCGGTCCCCGTCAAGGAGCTCGCCCATGCATGA
- a CDS encoding adenine deaminase C-terminal domain-containing protein has translation MHDLLDVAYGRRPADTIITNGVLVNVLTGETYPAEIGLSGDRIAAVGPALERGPATRIIDARGGYLVPGLIDGHLHIECSKLSVTSFANLVVPFGTTSVVSGLDQILVAEGLPGVRQALDEAAATSMRIWWGAPAKAPYTVPQSTVGHTFGPDEHRVAHEWPECVGIWETVQEMVEHGDPAVMEALDLAHRRRLPIFGCAPLSDARRIAGLAAAGIRLDHESYSHEEMLEKLRQGIYAIIRESSVAHFLQENIQVVAKVGARRVAFCTDDVHAADVLAGGHMDKLVRMAIKAGVDPVTAIQMATVNCAEMYRIDDLVGSIAPGRFADILIVESLNDFIVREVIAGGRLVARDGAMVAPAVPPARGEVRPFPVREITADDLALRSDADEVTVLSLNFTEQVFVRKRRDVRLPVIDGIVEPSVADDALLVTVVERYGKTGNRPVAVVSGMGLRKGAIATSAAPDDNNIICVGASRSDMALAVNAVSAMGGGQVIVVDGVVVESLPLPVAGIVSDLPAAEMAVLEERLDEVARSLGCTLPAPLMYLFFLSITAIPDYAVTDLGLVDCVRLEVVDPILTEA, from the coding sequence ATGCATGACCTGCTCGACGTGGCCTACGGCCGCAGGCCCGCCGACACGATCATCACGAACGGGGTGCTGGTCAACGTCCTGACCGGCGAGACCTACCCGGCCGAGATCGGCCTCAGCGGCGACCGGATCGCGGCGGTCGGGCCCGCCCTGGAGCGCGGCCCGGCCACACGGATCATCGACGCGCGCGGCGGCTACCTCGTGCCCGGCCTCATCGACGGTCACCTGCACATCGAGTGCAGCAAGCTGTCCGTGACCAGCTTCGCCAACCTGGTCGTCCCCTTCGGCACCACCAGCGTGGTCTCCGGCCTGGACCAGATCCTGGTGGCCGAGGGGCTGCCGGGCGTCCGCCAGGCCCTCGACGAGGCGGCCGCGACCAGCATGCGCATCTGGTGGGGCGCCCCCGCCAAGGCTCCCTACACCGTGCCACAGTCGACCGTCGGCCACACCTTCGGCCCCGACGAGCACCGCGTCGCCCACGAGTGGCCCGAGTGCGTGGGCATCTGGGAGACCGTCCAGGAGATGGTCGAGCACGGCGACCCCGCCGTGATGGAGGCGCTGGACCTCGCCCACCGTAGGCGGCTGCCGATCTTCGGCTGCGCGCCCCTGTCGGACGCCCGCCGCATCGCGGGCCTGGCCGCCGCCGGCATCAGGCTTGACCACGAATCCTACTCCCACGAGGAGATGCTGGAGAAGCTGCGCCAGGGCATCTACGCGATCATCCGTGAGTCGTCGGTCGCGCACTTCCTGCAGGAGAACATCCAGGTCGTGGCCAAGGTCGGCGCCCGCAGGGTGGCCTTCTGCACCGACGACGTGCACGCTGCCGACGTGCTGGCGGGCGGGCACATGGACAAGCTGGTCCGGATGGCGATCAAGGCGGGCGTCGACCCGGTCACGGCGATCCAGATGGCCACCGTCAACTGCGCCGAGATGTACCGCATCGACGACCTGGTCGGCAGCATCGCCCCCGGCCGATTCGCCGACATCCTGATCGTCGAATCGTTGAACGATTTCATCGTTCGCGAGGTCATCGCGGGCGGCCGCCTGGTCGCCCGCGACGGCGCCATGGTCGCGCCCGCCGTACCGCCGGCCAGGGGTGAGGTGCGGCCATTCCCCGTCCGCGAGATCACCGCCGACGACCTGGCGCTCCGCTCGGACGCCGACGAGGTCACCGTCCTCTCGCTGAACTTCACCGAGCAGGTCTTCGTCCGCAAGCGGCGCGACGTCCGGCTTCCCGTCATTGACGGGATCGTCGAGCCGTCCGTCGCCGACGACGCGCTGCTGGTCACCGTGGTCGAGAGGTACGGCAAGACGGGCAACAGGCCCGTCGCCGTCGTCAGCGGCATGGGCCTGCGGAAGGGCGCCATCGCCACCAGCGCCGCGCCCGACGACAACAACATCATCTGCGTCGGCGCCTCCCGCTCGGACATGGCGCTGGCGGTCAACGCCGTCTCCGCCATGGGCGGCGGTCAGGTCATCGTGGTGGACGGCGTCGTCGTGGAGTCGCTGCCGCTGCCTGTCGCCGGCATCGTCTCCGACCTGCCCGCGGCCGAGATGGCGGTGCTGGAGGAGCGGCTCGACGAGGTGGCCCGCTCGCTCGGCTGCACGCTGCCGGCGCCGCTCATGTACCTGTTCTTCCTGTCCATCACCGCGATCCCCGACTACGCCGTCACCGACCTCGGTCTGGTCGACTGCGTGCGGTTGGAGGTCGTCGACCCGATCCTCACGGAGGCCTGA
- a CDS encoding adenosine deaminase, with protein MKDFIAGLPKCELHLHIEGTLEPELKFELAQRNGIALPYATVEEMRAAYAFDDLPSFLGVYYEGMRVLRTEPDFYDLAMAYLRKAASQNVRYAEIFFDPQAHTSRGVPFDVVIRGLRRALMDAHTQLGVRAQLIMCFLRDFQAEYAMATLLESLPYKEWIVGVGLDSDEKGNPPAKFAAVYERARQEGYLLTMHCDVDQENSVEHIRQCIEDIQVNRIDHGVNILEDPALVQQILDKGIGLTCCPISNSYVTDSMKAEGIRKLLDLGVRVTINSDDPAYFPGYVQENLEALELSREELLQVQRNAFEITWLPRHLKDAYLAELETYAKQ; from the coding sequence ATGAAGGACTTCATCGCAGGGCTGCCCAAGTGCGAGCTCCACCTGCACATCGAGGGGACCCTCGAGCCCGAGCTCAAGTTCGAGCTGGCCCAGCGCAACGGCATCGCGCTGCCGTACGCCACGGTCGAGGAGATGCGGGCCGCCTATGCCTTCGACGACCTGCCGTCCTTCCTCGGGGTCTATTACGAGGGCATGCGGGTGCTGCGCACCGAGCCCGACTTCTACGACCTGGCCATGGCCTACCTGCGCAAGGCCGCCTCGCAGAACGTCCGCTACGCGGAGATCTTCTTCGACCCGCAGGCGCACACCTCGCGCGGCGTGCCGTTCGACGTGGTGATCCGCGGTCTGCGCAGGGCGCTCATGGACGCCCACACCCAGCTCGGCGTCCGCGCGCAGCTCATCATGTGCTTCCTGCGCGACTTCCAGGCCGAGTACGCCATGGCGACGCTGCTGGAGTCGCTGCCGTACAAGGAGTGGATCGTCGGCGTCGGACTCGACTCCGACGAGAAGGGCAACCCTCCGGCGAAGTTCGCCGCCGTGTACGAGCGGGCCAGGCAGGAGGGCTACCTGCTGACCATGCACTGCGACGTCGACCAGGAGAACTCCGTCGAGCACATCCGCCAGTGCATCGAGGACATCCAGGTCAACAGGATCGACCACGGCGTGAACATCCTGGAGGACCCCGCCCTGGTGCAGCAGATCCTGGACAAGGGCATCGGCCTGACCTGCTGCCCGATCTCCAACTCCTACGTCACGGACTCGATGAAGGCCGAGGGGATCCGCAAGCTGCTCGACCTGGGGGTGCGGGTCACGATCAACTCCGACGACCCCGCTTACTTCCCCGGGTACGTCCAGGAGAACCTGGAGGCTCTGGAGCTTTCCCGGGAGGAACTGCTACAGGTCCAGCGCAACGCCTTCGAGATCACCTGGCTCCCCCGCCACCTGAAGGACGCCTACCTGGCCGAACTGGAGACCTACGCCAAACAGTAA
- a CDS encoding type II toxin-antitoxin system VapB family antitoxin, producing the protein MTKTLIDLDDEALAEAAKLLGTSSKKDTVNAALREIIDRRRRAAAVARMREMVAEGQIDFSATEKGDATHQDVA; encoded by the coding sequence ATGACCAAGACCCTGATCGATCTTGACGACGAAGCGTTGGCCGAGGCCGCGAAGCTGCTCGGCACCTCGTCCAAGAAGGACACGGTCAACGCTGCCCTACGAGAGATCATCGATCGACGCAGACGGGCAGCGGCTGTGGCTCGTATGCGTGAGATGGTGGCCGAGGGGCAGATCGACTTCTCGGCTACAGAGAAGGGCGATGCCACGCATCAGGACGTCGCGTGA
- a CDS encoding PIN domain nuclease: MTERYLVDTSALVRFYRGQVGAEWDQTVSAGLVGICEPIRQEYLRAAGGRPAFYEADSLLQETFPYFVLPESAWHETGELQRELADKGWHQCVSPVDLLVAVTARHHKLTVLHADNDFDTISRLTGQPVRWIS; encoded by the coding sequence GTGACCGAACGCTATCTCGTAGACACCAGCGCCTTGGTCCGCTTCTATCGCGGCCAGGTCGGCGCCGAATGGGATCAGACTGTTTCCGCAGGACTGGTGGGCATCTGTGAGCCGATCAGGCAGGAATACCTCCGCGCCGCCGGCGGCCGTCCCGCCTTCTACGAGGCCGACAGCCTGCTTCAGGAGACCTTTCCGTACTTCGTCCTCCCTGAATCGGCCTGGCATGAGACCGGCGAACTGCAGCGCGAGCTTGCCGACAAGGGATGGCACCAGTGCGTCTCTCCTGTCGATCTGCTGGTGGCGGTGACTGCTCGACACCACAAACTCACCGTGCTGCACGCGGACAACGACTTCGACACCATCTCCCGCCTCACCGGGCAGCCAGTTCGCTGGATCAGCTGA
- a CDS encoding PucR family transcriptional regulator: MRLRDLVHDDHLALKVLTGHDLLDRRVRGVSTTDLPDPSRFVKPGELVLTELTWHTGAGSARRFVDRLGDVAALVCGTALKVPPTDLIDVCAHAGLPLLTLPVDVPFSQVTEHVLRALIAELGATPRRPYGGRRRLASTLVDGGSLTKLVDTVAGELDVPCWVMSATGRVIVGSQPLDEDSRARLAHTFLTARFLPGMVDDLSVFPISKGVPHRIANWFLAYRGEGAQGDSEDVIVELAALVALERSRLEAAQRIERRVLDQLLHLLESGDAALPGLVSRLHTLHVETEHGLLVVALTAGGPEVSVAVLDELLRPLAPGIVTASAPSAGEAVALVPLAGNSAAELAEHLVRGARILEAGLGEERISLGVSSVTTGPAGLNSLIEEARHARSLASLGTGKVSVVTGDDVSSHRTLLAAIPDPLRRSFRSRLLGRLEAYDATNQTELLETLETFLEESGSWSATADRLHVHVNTLRYRLKRIEELTGRSLNSWDERVDFLLALRMR; the protein is encoded by the coding sequence ATGCGGCTGAGGGACCTCGTCCACGATGATCACCTCGCGCTGAAGGTGCTCACCGGGCACGACCTGCTCGACCGCAGGGTGAGGGGCGTCTCCACCACCGACCTGCCCGACCCCTCGCGCTTCGTCAAGCCGGGAGAGCTGGTGCTCACCGAGCTGACCTGGCACACCGGCGCCGGCTCCGCCAGGCGGTTCGTGGACCGCCTCGGCGACGTGGCGGCGCTCGTCTGCGGCACCGCGCTGAAGGTGCCGCCGACCGACCTCATCGACGTCTGCGCGCACGCCGGGCTGCCGCTGCTGACGCTGCCGGTGGACGTGCCGTTCAGCCAGGTGACCGAGCACGTGCTGCGCGCGCTGATCGCCGAGCTGGGCGCCACCCCGCGTCGGCCGTACGGCGGGCGCAGGCGCCTGGCAAGCACTCTGGTGGACGGCGGCAGCCTCACCAAGCTCGTGGACACGGTCGCGGGCGAGCTCGACGTGCCCTGCTGGGTGATGTCGGCGACGGGCAGGGTGATCGTCGGCTCGCAACCGCTCGACGAGGACTCCAGAGCCAGGCTCGCCCACACCTTCCTCACCGCGCGCTTCCTGCCCGGCATGGTCGACGACCTGTCGGTCTTCCCGATCAGCAAGGGCGTGCCGCACCGGATCGCCAACTGGTTCCTCGCCTATCGGGGCGAAGGCGCGCAGGGCGACAGCGAGGACGTCATCGTCGAGCTGGCGGCTCTCGTGGCGCTGGAACGCTCGCGACTGGAGGCGGCCCAGCGGATCGAGCGCCGCGTCCTGGACCAGTTGCTGCACCTGCTGGAGTCGGGCGACGCGGCCCTGCCCGGGCTGGTCTCCCGCCTGCACACGCTGCACGTGGAGACCGAGCACGGGCTCCTCGTCGTGGCGTTGACGGCGGGCGGGCCCGAGGTGAGCGTCGCGGTCCTGGACGAACTGCTGCGCCCCCTGGCGCCGGGCATCGTGACGGCGTCTGCGCCTTCGGCTGGTGAGGCGGTCGCGCTGGTTCCGCTGGCCGGGAACAGCGCGGCCGAACTGGCCGAGCACCTGGTGAGGGGCGCCCGCATCCTGGAGGCGGGGCTCGGCGAGGAACGTATCTCGCTCGGCGTCAGCAGCGTGACGACCGGCCCGGCGGGGCTGAACAGCCTGATCGAGGAGGCCAGGCACGCCCGCTCCCTCGCCTCCCTCGGCACCGGCAAGGTCAGCGTGGTGACGGGCGACGACGTCAGCTCCCACCGCACGCTGCTGGCGGCCATCCCCGACCCGCTGCGCCGCTCGTTCAGGTCGAGACTGCTGGGACGGCTGGAGGCCTACGACGCGACGAACCAGACGGAGCTGCTGGAGACGCTGGAGACGTTCCTGGAGGAGTCGGGGTCGTGGTCGGCGACCGCGGACCGGCTCCACGTGCACGTGAACACGTTGCGGTACCGGTTGAAACGGATCGAGGAGCTGACCGGGCGGTCCCTGAACTCCTGGGACGAGCGGGTGGACTTCCTGCTGGCGCTCCGCATGCGCTGA
- a CDS encoding TenA family protein, which yields MRFRDELWRAMDGVYRQILRHPFLEGLTDGSLPREAFRHYVMQEAHFLPDYARALAACAARSPHPQAVHRFAADAARTVEVEHSLVVELLAAFGLDEAEALKSPAAPTTVGYASYLVRTCSLGTFPEALGAIVPCYWIYARVGEKLLAESSPDPLYAWWIETYGGEDYQDTVAGVLDLLDDLSLSAEDRERLLERAVTTARYEWMFWDAAWRQESWPCG from the coding sequence GTGAGGTTTCGCGACGAGCTGTGGCGGGCGATGGACGGGGTCTATCGCCAGATCCTGCGCCATCCCTTCCTGGAGGGCCTGACCGACGGCTCGCTGCCGCGCGAGGCCTTCCGCCACTACGTCATGCAGGAGGCGCACTTCCTGCCCGACTACGCTCGCGCGCTGGCCGCCTGCGCCGCCAGGTCGCCGCACCCGCAGGCGGTCCACCGGTTCGCCGCCGACGCGGCCAGGACCGTCGAGGTCGAGCACAGCCTTGTCGTCGAGCTGCTGGCGGCGTTCGGCCTCGACGAGGCCGAGGCGCTGAAGTCGCCCGCCGCCCCGACCACGGTGGGCTACGCCTCCTACCTGGTGCGGACCTGCTCGCTCGGCACCTTCCCCGAGGCTCTCGGCGCGATCGTGCCGTGCTACTGGATCTACGCGCGCGTGGGGGAGAAGCTGCTGGCCGAGTCGTCGCCGGACCCGCTCTACGCCTGGTGGATCGAGACCTACGGCGGCGAAGACTACCAGGACACCGTCGCGGGCGTCCTCGACCTGCTCGACGACCTCTCCCTGAGCGCCGAGGACCGCGAGCGGCTGCTGGAGCGCGCGGTCACGACCGCCAGGTACGAGTGGATGTTCTGGGACGCCGCCTGGCGCCAGGAGAGCTGGCCATGCGGCTGA
- a CDS encoding GNAT family N-acetyltransferase: MSVVRWAREDELPALAEVERAADGLFAQVGIVFPPGTTMIEECDDPGRVLVEGQGFAMISMVDGNVHLDQLAVHPDSMRQGIGGRLMAAVYDHALAVGAGGVTLTTFRDVPWNAPWYVRHGFAPMAEPGPELRAIVQHERELGLEIAPRIVMYRPVV; encoded by the coding sequence GTGTCGGTGGTCCGTTGGGCCCGTGAGGACGAACTGCCGGCGCTCGCCGAGGTGGAGCGGGCCGCCGACGGCCTGTTCGCGCAGGTCGGCATCGTCTTCCCGCCGGGCACGACGATGATCGAGGAGTGCGACGACCCCGGCAGGGTGCTCGTCGAGGGTCAGGGGTTCGCCATGATCAGCATGGTCGACGGCAACGTGCACCTCGACCAGCTGGCCGTCCACCCCGACAGCATGCGCCAGGGCATCGGCGGCAGGCTGATGGCCGCGGTGTACGACCACGCGCTGGCCGTGGGCGCGGGCGGCGTGACGCTGACGACCTTCCGCGACGTGCCGTGGAACGCGCCCTGGTACGTCAGGCACGGCTTCGCGCCGATGGCGGAGCCCGGTCCCGAGCTGCGGGCCATCGTCCAGCACGAACGCGAGCTGGGCCTCGAAATAGCACCACGGATCGTGATGTACCGTCCCGTAGTGTGA
- the dapB gene encoding 4-hydroxy-tetrahydrodipicolinate reductase, translating to MIRVGVLGARGRVGVEVCKAVEAAADLQLVAAIDKDDPIESLEGAQVVVDFTHPDVVMRNLEWAIAHGIHPVVGTTGFDQARLATVRGWLERFPGTNCLIAPNFGIAAVLMMHFAQQAAKYFDSVEIVELHHPNKADAPSGTARRTAELVAEARAKAGMAAMPDATSSELEGARGADVNGVHVHAVRLAGLIAHQEVLLGGDGEILTIRHDTMNRASFTPGVLLGVRRVAELPGLTVGLERLLDL from the coding sequence GTGATCAGAGTAGGTGTGCTTGGGGCGCGCGGGCGGGTCGGCGTCGAGGTGTGCAAGGCCGTCGAGGCGGCCGCCGACCTCCAGCTGGTGGCGGCGATCGACAAGGACGATCCCATCGAGTCGCTCGAGGGCGCGCAGGTGGTCGTCGACTTCACCCATCCCGACGTCGTCATGCGCAACCTCGAATGGGCCATCGCGCACGGCATCCATCCGGTGGTCGGCACCACGGGCTTCGACCAGGCGCGCCTGGCCACGGTGCGTGGCTGGCTCGAGCGCTTCCCCGGCACCAACTGCCTGATCGCGCCGAACTTCGGCATCGCGGCGGTGCTGATGATGCACTTCGCCCAGCAGGCCGCCAAGTACTTCGACTCCGTCGAGATCGTCGAGCTGCACCACCCGAACAAGGCCGACGCCCCTTCCGGCACCGCCCGCCGTACGGCGGAGCTGGTGGCCGAGGCTCGCGCGAAGGCGGGGATGGCGGCGATGCCCGATGCGACCAGCTCCGAGCTCGAGGGAGCTCGCGGCGCGGACGTCAACGGGGTGCACGTGCACGCCGTACGGCTGGCAGGGCTGATCGCGCACCAGGAGGTGCTGCTCGGCGGCGACGGCGAGATCCTCACGATCAGGCACGACACCATGAACAGGGCCTCCTTCACCCCGGGCGTGCTGCTCGGCGTGCGGAGGGTGGCCGAACTGCCTGGGCTCACGGTCGGCCTGGAGCGCCTGCTCGACCTGTGA